From Candidatus Polarisedimenticolaceae bacterium:
GGTCAAGTCGCGGCTGTTCCTGTCACAGGTCGTCCTTCAGATCTTCCTCGGTACGCTGCTGCCGATCGCGATCCTCGCCCTGGTCCAGCTCATCCGGATGAGCGACCGCGCGCGGAAATCGCTCTACGTCGTCGCCGGGATCGCGACGCTGGCGGGGATCTTCGCCATGCGATGGAACGTCGTGATCGGCGGACAGCTCTTCTCGAAGAGCTTCCTCGGCTACACCACGTACAAGATGGGCTTCGCGACCCGCGAGGGACTCTTGCCGGCCCTCGCGATCATGGTCCTCCCGCTCGTCATCTTGACGGTCCTGGTGAAGCTCCTCCCGCCGATGGAGGCGCCCGAGGAGACGTCCGGGTAGGTCACGCTCGCGTGTAGCGGTGGACCGTCGCCATGAGGTCGGCGAGCGCGAACGGCTTCAGGAGAAGGTCCTCCGCCCCCTCTCCGATCGCTTGCTCCGCGGTCAAATCCGTCTGCGATCCGGTGACGAGGACCACCTTCGTCGAAGGATCGGCGCGCTTGACCGCCCGGAGAACGTCGAAGCCGTCGGAGTCGGGGAGCCCGATGTCGGCGAGGACGAGGTCGTAGTGGCCCCGACCGAGCCGGTCGTAGGCCTCCGCGGCGCAGGCGGCGGTGTCCAGCCGGTACCCGTCGCGCTCCAAGACCAGGACGAGGTTCATCCGCACCAGCCGGTCGTCCTCGACGAGCAGGATTCGCGGGTGGTCCATGGGAATGAGAGAAGGCAAGACCCGCGCCATCGCGATGTGCGCCGCCGACCACACTTGTGCCGCCGGGTTCTGCGGGTTCTCACGCACTCCTGCGGGATATGGCGCTACGATTTCCGGTGGTGGCGCTCCTCCGGCCGGTCAAGTTCTGGCACTTCCTCGTCGTTCCGCCCGTGGCGATGGCGGCGGTCCTCGGCGTGTTCCGCCTGATCGATCGCGCCGTGCTCCCTGCCGGGGCCGTGCCGGGCGAGGCGTACCACACGGCTCGCACGGTCCTGATCAGCGTCTCCATGGCCTCCGTCATCGCGGTCCTCGTGATCCGGTACCGGACCGGCTACGAGGAGGCGCTCGAGGAAACCCGCGACTTTCTCACCCGCATCATCGAGTCGACCGCCGACGGGATCGTCGTGCGGGACGCCGACGGGAGGGTCAGGTCGTGGAACCCGGCTGCGGAGGCGATGTTCGGTTGGACCGAGGCGGAGATGGAGGGACAGACCCTCGAGCGTCTCGTCGTTCAGGCGGGCGAGGCGACTCGGATCGACGCGGACCTCCGCGAGGGCCGCACCCTCCGAAACCTCGAGGCGAACGGCGTCCGGAAAGACGGCTCACCGGTCACCTTCGCGCTGACCGTCGCGCCGCTCCGAGACGCCGCGGGGGCGTTCACGGGAACGACCGGGATTGTCCGCGACATCACGGCGCTCAAGCAGATGGAGCGCCACTACCTCGAGCGGGAGCGGCTCGCCGCGGTCGGCGAGCTGGCGGCGATGGTCGCGCACGAGGTCCGGAATCCGCTCGCGGGGATCCGAGGGGGGTGCGAGATCCTCCTCGAAGGCTACCCCGAGGGCGACACGCGCCACGACATCGGCGTCGAGATCATCCACCAGGTCGACCGACTGTCGCGGACGGTCCACGACCTCCTGACGTTCGCACGGCCGCGCGCCCTCGACAGGGTGCCGATCGATCTCCACGCCCTCATCGACCGGATCCTCCAGAATCTCCGGGACGATCCGGCGAACGCCGGGATCGAGGTCGTGCGAGACTTCGCCGAGGAGCCCCTGGTGATGCAGATTGACGGGCGGCAGATCGAGCAGGTCGTGCTCAACCTCGTCTTGAACTCGATCCAGGCGATGAAGTACCGCGGCCGGGTCACGATCACCACGGCGGCCACGGGCGACGAGCTCCTCCTCTCGGTCGCCGACACCGGCCCCGGGATCCGGCCCGACAAGCTCGAGCAGATCTTCCAGCCATTCTTCACGACGCGATCCAAGGGCACCGGCCTCGGGCTCGCGATCGTCAAGAAGATCGTCGAGGCGCACGGAGGGCGGATCGACGCCGCTTCGCCGGGCGGGTCCGGCGCGGTGTTCACCGTGACATTGCCGCGCGAGGCATGATGACGACTGACATCCGCGAGAAGATCCTGATCCTGGAGGACGAGAAGCTCCTCCGCATGACCCTGCGCAAGCGCCTCGAGGACGCTGGCTACCAGGTCTTCGAGGCGGAGACCGGCCGCGCGGCGCTCGAGCTGATCGGGGACGATGAGGGGCAGGCCGACCTCCTGCTCCTCGATTTCAGGCTGCCGGACATGACCGGGATCGACGTGCTGAGGCGCGTGCGCGAGCTGCACCTCGACACCTCCGCGATCCTGCTGACGGCGTTCTCGTCGATCGGGAGCGCGGTCGAGGCGATGAAGCTCGGCGCCCACGACTACTTGAACAAGCCGGTCGACTACGAGGAGCTGCTCGCGACGATCGCCAAGGCGCTCGAGACGACGCGTCTCAAGCGCGAGGTCCGCCGGCACCGCACCGATCTCGTGCGCCAGTACGGCATCACCAACATCGTCGGCCGCTCGAGGGCCACCGAGCAGATCCTGGCGATGGTCCGCAAGGTCGCCGATTCCGCGGCCTCGACCGTCCTGATCCGCGGGGAGTCGGGGACCGGGAAGGACGTCGTCGCGAAGGCGATCCACTACGCGTCGAGCCGTGCCGCGAAACCGTTCATGAACATCACCTGCACGGCGCTCACCGAGACGCTCCTCGAGTCCGAGATGTTCGGGCACGAGCGCGGCGCCTTCACCGATGCGAAGACGCTGAAGAAGGGCCTGCTCGAGGTGGCGAACGGCGGCACCGTCTTTCTCGACGAGATCGGCGACATGGGCGCGCAGCTCCAGTCGAAGGTCCTCCGCTTTCTCGAGGAGAAGACGTTCAAGCGGGTCGGCGGCTCCGCCGACATCCGGGTCGACGTACGCGTCATCGCCGCGACGAACCGCGACCTCGAGAAGATGGCGCGGACGGGGACGTTTCGCGAGGATCTCTTCTATCGTCTCAACGTCGTCCCGATCGATCTCCCGCCCCTGCGCGAGAGGAAGGACGACATCCCCGACCTCGTCACGCACTTCCTGGAGACCTTCAACCGCGAGTTCAAGAAGCAGACGAAGCGCGTGACCCCCGAGGCGATGGCGTGCCTCGTCCGGCACGATTGGCCCGGAAACGTGAGGGAGCTCCGGAACGTCATCGAGCGGGTGATGATCCTCGAGAGCCGCGAGGAGCTCGACGTCACGGACCTCCCGGAGGAGATCCTCCAGTCCCCGGCGGAATCGACCGGCCCGCCGCCGGCGAGCGCGGCGCAGGTCATCCGTCTCCCCGAGGAGGGGGTCTCCCTCCAGGACGTCCAGTTCGAGCTCGTGCGCCAGGCGCTCGAGCGCACCGGCGGCAATCAGTCGAAGGCGGCGCGCCTACTCCGGATCAGTCGCGACGCCCTGCGCTACCGGATGAAGACTTTCGGACTGGGTTAGGACGATTTCGACCCTTTTCCTTTGTTATAGTCCCGCGTCCGGCGGGAGGATCCTCGTGCGCACCATCCGCGGCCGCGCGGCGTTCGTCGCGATGGCGGTCATGTTCGTGCTGCCTCCCGCCTTCGCCGCCGCCCCGCGAAAATTCGAAGCCAAGGCCTGCCTCGATTGCCACTCCGCCTTCGCCGAGACGCTGAAGCCGCTCTCCGTCTTCCACCCGGGGGTCAAGGACGCCCAGTGCGAGACCTGCCATCTGAGGCACGGGCTCGTCGGCAAGCTTCTCCTCAAGAAGGACGGGAGCGCGCTCTGCGTGTCCTGTCACTCGAAGGAGTCGATCGGCCTCGACAAGCCGCACATCCATTCGGCGCTCAAGGGCGGTGAGAAGTGCACGACCTGTCACGAACCTCACGGCTCGAAGGCCCCGGCGCTGCTCCGCGCCGAAGGAGCGGAGACCTGCTACACGTGTCACGACCGCAAGCCGTTCGAGCGGAAGGACGTCCACGCCGTCCTGAAGACCACGGGATGCAAGGCCTGCCACGACGCCCACAGCTCCGCCGAGCCCGCACTCCTGACGCGGCCCAAGAAGGACCTGTGCATCTCGTGCCACAAGCCCGAAGACGCGAGCTTCAAGAAGGCCCACGCCGACTACCCGGTCGCCTCCGCCGACTGCATGGTGTGCCACGATCCGCATTCCTCCGATCAGCCCAAGCTCATGAAGGGCTCCGCGCACGCGCCGGTCGTCTCCGGATCGTGCGACTCCTGCCATGCGGCGGCGGATGCTCCGAAGCCGTTCGAGGTGGTCAAGAAAGGCGCCGAGCTGTGCACGCAATGCCATGACCTCGACGACCTGAAGGGGGGGGGAACGCACCTTCACGCACCGTTCGAGGCCGGCGACTGCGCCTCGTGCCACGATCCGCACGCCTCGCAGCAGGAGAAGCTGCTCGCGCGCCCGGGCGCCGAGCTCTGCGGCGCCTGCCACGCCGACGAGACGAAGAAATTCCCGTTCCCACACGCCGCCGTCGACGGTGGCTGCATCACTTGCCATCGGCCCCACGCCGCGAGGCAAGAGAAGCTGCTCGACAAGCCCGTCGCCGACACGTGTATCGCCTGTCACGAAGACATCGGGACGGCGCGCCGGGCGAAGGTCCAACACGCGCCGGTCGCCGCGGGCGACTGCACGGCGTGCCACAACCCGCACGGTGCCGAAATCCCCAAGCTCCTGAAGGACCGTGCCGACCGGTTGTGCTACGGCTGTCACGGCGATGCCGAGGTCGCTTTCGCGAAGAGCTCCGTCCATCAGCCGGTCCTCGCCGGCGAGTGCGCCTCCTGCCACCTCGTCCACGGCGGCCCCGAGCCGAAGCTCGTCAAGAAGACCGGTGCGGACCTGTGCGCGACGTGCCACGCCGCGCTCATGAAGGAAGACAAGAGCGAGACGACCCATCCTCCGTTCGCCTCGGGCGATTGCGCGACCTGTCACGACCCGCACGCCTCGAGCCAACCGGGCATGGTCGTGGACGCGCAGGAGACGCTCTGTCTCGCGTGCCACTCGGAGCTCGACCCGTCGGCCAGGGGGGTCAAGAGCCGGCACGCGGCGTTCACCCAGGGCAAGTGCACGTCGTGTCACAGTCCGCACAAGGCCAAGCTCCCGAAGCTGCTCCTCGCGCAAGAGCCCGATCTCTGTCTGAGCTGTCACGGCCCGATCGGCGAGGCGCTCAAGGCCGGAAACACCCACCCACCGGCGGAGAGCCAGTGCACGACGTGCCACCAGCCTCACTTCGCGTCCGAGCCGCGACTGCTCGTCGATCGCCAGCAATCGCTCTGCGCCGGGTGTCACGACGTGAAGGAGGCCGCGTTCACGAAGGCCCACCTCGGCATCGACCCGTCGGTCATGAATTGCGTCCGCTGCCACGATCCTCACGGCTCGAAGGACCCGAAGCTGTTCAAGCCCGAGGTCCACGCGCCGTTCGCCGCGCGCTCGTGCGAGGAATGCCATGTCGTCAAGCGCTAGGCTCGCGGTCGCGCTCGCGATGATGCTCCCGGCCGCGGCGCTCGCGGCCGACGACCCGACGGCGAAGTTCCACCTCAAGCCCGGGGCGGCGGGAACGATCTGCCTCGGCTGCCACGCCGATTTCCAGGACGTTCTCAAGAGGCCCCACGTCCACACACCCGTGAAGGCCGGCAATTGCGCCGGATGTCACGACCCGCACGCCTCGACGCACGGCAAGCTCCTCGAGGACGACCCCTCGAAGATCTGCGCCTCCTGCCACGGGTCGATGATCCCCGAAGGGGCGAAGAGCACGCACGCCGCCGTGGTGGAAGGCAAGTGCGTCTCCTGCCACGACCCGCACGGATCGCCGAACAAGGCGAACCTCGTCCGCGCGGGGAACGAGCTGTGCCTCGGGTGCCATGCGGACATCAAGGCCGGCCTCGACGCGGCGACACACAAGCACGGGCCGGTCACAGAGAGCTGCCTCAACTGCCACGACCCGCACGCGTCGAAGACCGCGCCGTCGCTCCTCGCGAAGGCACCGCCGGCGCTCTGCACCGGGTGCCACAACCCCTCGCAGCCCGGGTTCGGCAAGGCGCACATGGGGTATCCGGTGGCGGCGTCGAACTGCCTGTCGTGCCACGATCCTCACGGCTCGCCGAACAAGGGGATCCTCTGGGCGAGCGTCCACGCGCCGGTGGCGAACAAGCAGTGCGTCCAATGTCACGGCGCTCCTCCGGCCGCGGGTCCCGTCGTCGCCAAACGGCAAGCGCCGGAGCTTTGCCGCGGGTGCCACAACGCTCTCTTCGTCGAGATCGAGGGGAAGAAGCGCGTCCACGCACCGGTCCTCGAGCCGAAGTCGTGCGCGAACTGCCACACGCCGCATGCCTCCAAGGCCGACAAGCTCCTGCTCGCCCCGCAGAAGGCGCTGTGCGGAACTTGCCACGCTGATTCCGTGGCGCGGCAGGCCAAGTCGCTCGTCAAGCATCCCCCCGTCGACGAAGGCCAGTGCTCGACCTGCCATGCACCGCACGCCGCCGACGAGACGTTCCTCTTCGAGCAGGCGAACGTCATGGACCTCTGCGGCGCCTGCCACGACTGGAAGAACCACTCGGCCCATCCGATCGGGGAGAAGGCGATCGACAAGCGCAACCCGAACCTGACGGTGAGCTGCCTGAGTTGTCACCGCTCGCACGGCACCGCGTTCAAGTCGTTCCTCCATGCCGACCCGAAGAACGAGCTCTGCACCCAGTGCCACATCGAGCTCGCGAGGTGAGCGCGATGAGGAAAGCCGCTTGGGTAGCGTTGCTCGCCTTCGGCAATTTACGGGCGGCCGAAGTCCTGAAGCTGCGTCCGACCGGGGTCCTCTACGCCGATGCTGCGGGGGTCGCGCTGAGCAAGCCCCAGGGGGTCGGGTGCGGCGTCGGCGCGTTCGTCGTCGCGGACAGCGGAAACGGCCGCGTGATCGAGTTCGAGATTTCGGGCGCCCTCGTGCGGACGACCACCGCGTTCGCCGTCAAGGAGATCGCCTACCCGATCCGCGCGGACCGCGGAAAGGACGGCACGCTGTTCGTCCTCGACGGGAAGTCGAGGCGGATCGGAAAGATCAAGGCCGACGGATCGTTCGGTGGCTGGATCGAGCTGGAAGGGGCGGTGATCGGTTTCGCCCTAGCGCCATCCGGGAACGTCTACGCCCTCGATCTCGCGGGCCACCGCGTCGTCGTCCTCGACCCGGCCGGTGCGGGGGCGCGCACGATCGCGCTTCCCGCCGACGCGCGTTTCCCGGTCGACGTCGCTCTCGGCTCCCACGAGACAGCGTACGTCGTCGACGCGGTGACGAAGCGCGTTTACGGCGCTCGAGCCGAGGACAAGGAGTTCGCGCCGCTCGGGAAGTCGCTCGTCGAAGATCTCGACTTCCCCGGGGCCCTCGCGACCGACGGCGGCGGCCGCCTATTCGTCGCCGATCAGGACGGCGGCGGCATCGTCATCGTCGGCGCAGACGGGTCGTTCCGGGGCAGGCAGTCCGCCTTCGGGTGGAAGGACGGCTACCTACGCTGGCCCTCCGGACTCTGCGTAAGCGGCAAGACGGTCGTCGTCGCGGACCGCGAGAATCAGCGCGTCGAGGTCTTTACCGTCGGAGAGTGAACCAGCGCCTTCAGCTCCGGCTCCGTCACGAGCATCTTCACCTGGGACGCGGCGCGTAGCTTCGCGACATAGGCTTCGAACGCCGCCTGTCGCTTCTCGCCGGAGAGCTTTCCTCGGATGCCACCTGCGACGTCGGCGAGGGGTTGGGTGTTGCCCGTGAAGAGATCGCGCACGAGCACGACCGTAGGCGGCCCCGTCGGCGGCGCGACCAGCCGGTATTCCCCCGCGTGCGCTCCGGCGAGCGACTCCTTGAGCGCCGGAGGCAACTCGTCACGGATGACCGGCGTGACGGGGATGCGAGCGTCCGCGGGCACGGCGGAGGGGTCGAGCCTCCCGTTCGCGTTCCCCTTCATCCACGCGACGTCGGCGCCCGCGCGGAGCTTCGCGAGCGCGGCCTCCGCCGCGGGGCGAGAATCGAACGCGACGGCGTCGAGCCGGATCATCTCCGGCTCCGTGAACTCCTTCTTGTGCGAGGTGTAATAGGCCTGGACCTCGGCATCGGTGACGCTCACATCGGTCGCCAAGACCTTCCCGACGAACGCGCCGAAGAGCAGCTCGCGCCGCTTCTCCTCGAGCAGGGCGAGATAGGCAGGCTTCTTGTCGAGCCCGAGCCGCTTGGCCTCCTTGATGACGACGCGCTTGGCGATCAGGTCGTCGAGGATCTCCGACTTACGACGGTTGAGCTTCCCACGACCGCCGGCGTTCTCGGTGCCGTGGAACAGCCGTTTGCGGAGCGCGCCCGCGATCTCGCCGATCGTGATCGGCACCTCGCCCTGGATCGTCGCGACGGTGCGCTGGTCCTTGAGGAGAGCCTCGAAACCGGGCTCCTTCGCATCGAAATCGACCTGCAGCATCTTCCGATCGACCTTCGCGTATTTCGCGCGCAGCTCGTCGACGTAGGCGGAAATCGTCGCGGTCTGTGCTCGCTTCGCCACCTCGGCCTCGGCCTGCTCATGGAGCCCCGGGTCGTTCACTTGGCGCCGCTCGACGAGCCGCGTCACGGCGAACTGCTCACCCATCGCGTACGGCGCCGAGACCTGCCCCGGCTGGAGCTTGGCGAGGACGTCGATCACCTCCGGCTTCAGCTCGGACATCTTGATGAACCCCTCGCCCTCGTCGATCTGCCCTTGGCCCTTGGCGGCGGCTTCTTTGATCGCGGCCTCGAAGTCCTTCGCCGCGACGAGCTGCTTCGCGTCCCCCTCTTTGGCCACGAGGATCGACCGCATCCGCACTTCGGTCGCCATCGCGCGCTCCATCGCCGCCACCGCCTTCGGGTCGGGCTTGATGGCGGCGATCCGCGTGGCGAACAGGCCGTCGCGCAACGTGTCCCGTTCGAAGACGCCGAGCTGATCCTTGACCTCGAGGGCGTCGTCGAGACCCATGCGGTCCGCCTCCTGCACGACGAGGGTCACCTTGATTCGCCGGTCGAGACCACGCCAGGGATCGGGATCGGACGCGCCGTCGAGATCGGACGCCAGTTGATGGAGCGTGATCGCGTCACCGTTGACGGTTGCGAGCTTGCGGTCCACGGGGGCGGTCGCCGAGGCTGCGGGGAGCGCGAGCACGAGGCCGACGAGCGCGGACGGGACGGAGCGGTTCATGGGTGAGCTTTCTCCAGTTGGACGAGGACGCCGCGGACGAGGTCGGAGGTCAGGAGGACGCCGGAGCGGACCCAGCGCGTGTCGAACCAGCGAAGGCCGTCGTCGCCTGCCGCGTAGCTGAACGACGACCAGACGACCCGGCGTGTACGTGCGTCGATCGCACGCGCCGAGAAACCGGAGGATGGGCTGCCCGGCGAGAGGCCGAGCGGGTCGTACTGCGTGATGCGGCCGGACACGACGATGTCGACGTCGAGGAGGGCGCGCACCGTATCGACCTGGGCGAGGGAGACTC
This genomic window contains:
- a CDS encoding ATP-binding protein, coding for MALLRPVKFWHFLVVPPVAMAAVLGVFRLIDRAVLPAGAVPGEAYHTARTVLISVSMASVIAVLVIRYRTGYEEALEETRDFLTRIIESTADGIVVRDADGRVRSWNPAAEAMFGWTEAEMEGQTLERLVVQAGEATRIDADLREGRTLRNLEANGVRKDGSPVTFALTVAPLRDAAGAFTGTTGIVRDITALKQMERHYLERERLAAVGELAAMVAHEVRNPLAGIRGGCEILLEGYPEGDTRHDIGVEIIHQVDRLSRTVHDLLTFARPRALDRVPIDLHALIDRILQNLRDDPANAGIEVVRDFAEEPLVMQIDGRQIEQVVLNLVLNSIQAMKYRGRVTITTAATGDELLLSVADTGPGIRPDKLEQIFQPFFTTRSKGTGLGLAIVKKIVEAHGGRIDAASPGGSGAVFTVTLPREA
- a CDS encoding response regulator; this encodes MRENPQNPAAQVWSAAHIAMARVLPSLIPMDHPRILLVEDDRLVRMNLVLVLERDGYRLDTAACAAEAYDRLGRGHYDLVLADIGLPDSDGFDVLRAVKRADPSTKVVLVTGSQTDLTAEQAIGEGAEDLLLKPFALADLMATVHRYTRA
- a CDS encoding cytochrome c3 family protein — encoded protein: MRTIRGRAAFVAMAVMFVLPPAFAAAPRKFEAKACLDCHSAFAETLKPLSVFHPGVKDAQCETCHLRHGLVGKLLLKKDGSALCVSCHSKESIGLDKPHIHSALKGGEKCTTCHEPHGSKAPALLRAEGAETCYTCHDRKPFERKDVHAVLKTTGCKACHDAHSSAEPALLTRPKKDLCISCHKPEDASFKKAHADYPVASADCMVCHDPHSSDQPKLMKGSAHAPVVSGSCDSCHAAADAPKPFEVVKKGAELCTQCHDLDDLKGGGTHLHAPFEAGDCASCHDPHASQQEKLLARPGAELCGACHADETKKFPFPHAAVDGGCITCHRPHAARQEKLLDKPVADTCIACHEDIGTARRAKVQHAPVAAGDCTACHNPHGAEIPKLLKDRADRLCYGCHGDAEVAFAKSSVHQPVLAGECASCHLVHGGPEPKLVKKTGADLCATCHAALMKEDKSETTHPPFASGDCATCHDPHASSQPGMVVDAQETLCLACHSELDPSARGVKSRHAAFTQGKCTSCHSPHKAKLPKLLLAQEPDLCLSCHGPIGEALKAGNTHPPAESQCTTCHQPHFASEPRLLVDRQQSLCAGCHDVKEAAFTKAHLGIDPSVMNCVRCHDPHGSKDPKLFKPEVHAPFAARSCEECHVVKR
- a CDS encoding sigma-54 dependent transcriptional regulator codes for the protein MTTDIREKILILEDEKLLRMTLRKRLEDAGYQVFEAETGRAALELIGDDEGQADLLLLDFRLPDMTGIDVLRRVRELHLDTSAILLTAFSSIGSAVEAMKLGAHDYLNKPVDYEELLATIAKALETTRLKREVRRHRTDLVRQYGITNIVGRSRATEQILAMVRKVADSAASTVLIRGESGTGKDVVAKAIHYASSRAAKPFMNITCTALTETLLESEMFGHERGAFTDAKTLKKGLLEVANGGTVFLDEIGDMGAQLQSKVLRFLEEKTFKRVGGSADIRVDVRVIAATNRDLEKMARTGTFREDLFYRLNVVPIDLPPLRERKDDIPDLVTHFLETFNREFKKQTKRVTPEAMACLVRHDWPGNVRELRNVIERVMILESREELDVTDLPEEILQSPAESTGPPPASAAQVIRLPEEGVSLQDVQFELVRQALERTGGNQSKAARLLRISRDALRYRMKTFGLG
- a CDS encoding NHL repeat-containing protein gives rise to the protein MRKAAWVALLAFGNLRAAEVLKLRPTGVLYADAAGVALSKPQGVGCGVGAFVVADSGNGRVIEFEISGALVRTTTAFAVKEIAYPIRADRGKDGTLFVLDGKSRRIGKIKADGSFGGWIELEGAVIGFALAPSGNVYALDLAGHRVVVLDPAGAGARTIALPADARFPVDVALGSHETAYVVDAVTKRVYGARAEDKEFAPLGKSLVEDLDFPGALATDGGGRLFVADQDGGGIVIVGADGSFRGRQSAFGWKDGYLRWPSGLCVSGKTVVVADRENQRVEVFTVGE
- a CDS encoding cytochrome c3 family protein — translated: MSSSARLAVALAMMLPAAALAADDPTAKFHLKPGAAGTICLGCHADFQDVLKRPHVHTPVKAGNCAGCHDPHASTHGKLLEDDPSKICASCHGSMIPEGAKSTHAAVVEGKCVSCHDPHGSPNKANLVRAGNELCLGCHADIKAGLDAATHKHGPVTESCLNCHDPHASKTAPSLLAKAPPALCTGCHNPSQPGFGKAHMGYPVAASNCLSCHDPHGSPNKGILWASVHAPVANKQCVQCHGAPPAAGPVVAKRQAPELCRGCHNALFVEIEGKKRVHAPVLEPKSCANCHTPHASKADKLLLAPQKALCGTCHADSVARQAKSLVKHPPVDEGQCSTCHAPHAADETFLFEQANVMDLCGACHDWKNHSAHPIGEKAIDKRNPNLTVSCLSCHRSHGTAFKSFLHADPKNELCTQCHIELAR
- a CDS encoding peptidyl-prolyl cis-trans isomerase, giving the protein MNRSVPSALVGLVLALPAASATAPVDRKLATVNGDAITLHQLASDLDGASDPDPWRGLDRRIKVTLVVQEADRMGLDDALEVKDQLGVFERDTLRDGLFATRIAAIKPDPKAVAAMERAMATEVRMRSILVAKEGDAKQLVAAKDFEAAIKEAAAKGQGQIDEGEGFIKMSELKPEVIDVLAKLQPGQVSAPYAMGEQFAVTRLVERRQVNDPGLHEQAEAEVAKRAQTATISAYVDELRAKYAKVDRKMLQVDFDAKEPGFEALLKDQRTVATIQGEVPITIGEIAGALRKRLFHGTENAGGRGKLNRRKSEILDDLIAKRVVIKEAKRLGLDKKPAYLALLEEKRRELLFGAFVGKVLATDVSVTDAEVQAYYTSHKKEFTEPEMIRLDAVAFDSRPAAEAALAKLRAGADVAWMKGNANGRLDPSAVPADARIPVTPVIRDELPPALKESLAGAHAGEYRLVAPPTGPPTVVLVRDLFTGNTQPLADVAGGIRGKLSGEKRQAAFEAYVAKLRAASQVKMLVTEPELKALVHSPTVKTSTR